The genomic region CGCAGAGTTCGGCATCAACCGTGTCATCGGCGATGACCATGGTTTCGGTCGGACCCGCAAAGAGGTCAATGCCCACGCGGCCAAAGAGCTGACGTTTGGCTTCGGCAACAAACGCATTGCCGGGGCCGACCAGCAGATGCACCGGTGCGATGCTTTCGGTGCCGATCGCCATGGCGCCCACCGCCTGAATCCCGCCGAGTACATAGATTTCGTGCGCACCGCCAAGGTGCATTGCCGCGATTACGGCGGGGTTCGGCTCACCGTTGAAGGGCGGGGTGCAGGCCACGATACGCGGCACACCTGCGACCTTTGCGGTGGCCACAGACATATGCGCGGAGGCCACCATGGGGAATTTGCCGCCAGGCACATAGCAGCCGACGGATTGCACCGGGATGTTCTTGTGGCCGAGGATCACACCGGGCATCGGCTCCACCTCGATGTCAAGCATGGAGTCCCGCTGCGCCTGCGCGAATTTGGTCACTTGATCCTGTGCGAATTGGATATCTGCCATCTCGCGCGGGGAGACCTTGGCGATGATCGCCTCAATCTCAGCCTCGCTCAGCCGGTAGCTGTCGCGGTCGTAATTGTCGAACTTGCAGGCAAGTTCACGCACGGCGGCATCGCCACGGGCCTCAATATCCTTCAGCGTTGAAGCCACCACAGAGGCGGTCTTGGCGTCGTCTTCGACCCGGTCTGCTTCGGGTTTGCCGCGTTTGAGATAGTCAATCGCCATCGTATTTATCCTTTGTTGTCGGGTCGTGGCGGTTGCGTCTCGCCACGATCAAATGCTTCCCAGCCTTCGCCGTTGAACAGATCGACGCCGAGCTGGGCGGCGACATGGGCGAAATCGACATTGACCCAATTGTCCACGATTTTGCCGTCAACGACTTTCCAGAAATCCATGTAGCGGATCTCCACCCGTTTGCCGGTGGGCGCTATGCCGAGGAAGGTCCCGCTGTGCGTGGCTTCCTGCCGACCAAAGGCCGCAGCCCATTCGCCCATGTAGAGGCGGGCCTCGTCGATGCAGACCTTGTCGGAGAAGGCTGCCTGAAACGGGCGCTGCCAGTTGTCCTGAAATTCCTTCAGCCCGGTCTTGGTGCCGCATCCCTGATTCCCCATCCAGCGGAACCCATCGGCAAAGAATTCGCCAATATCGCCGATGCGGTGGTCGTTCAGCCCATCGACCATCTCTTCGATGACGCGGCGGGTGTCTTCTGTTTTGCTCATATCCGTGTCTTTGGTCAGCACGGCTTGTTCTGGGCGAGACCCTTTCATTGGTCTTATCCTTTTCAGTCTACCAAGGGAAAATCTGTGATGGGGGGAGGAGATCCCGCACACAGAAAATCCCTTGGCATCCTGTTCAGCGCCGGATGGCGGCCGAGGGCGTTATGACGGAAAGAGGCGCTCATCCTTTGACCGCACCTGCGGTCAGGCCGCTCACGATCTGACGCTGGAAAAACATCACCAGCACAAACAGCGGGGCTGTGGCAGAGACCACGGCGGCCACGGCAAACATCACGTTGCCTTCGGTCTGGGTGGTCCCCATGAAGCTGGCGATCTTGGGTATCATGGTCTGATTGTCCTTGCTGAGCAGCATCGAGGTGACGGCAAAGTCGTTGTACGCCAGCAGGAAAGAGAACAGGCCGGTGGTGATGACGCCGGGCCACATCACCGGGATGATCACATGGCGGAAGGCCTGAAACTGGGTGCAGCCATCCACCTTGGCGCTTTCGTCCAGTTCCTTCGGGATCGACTGGAAGAACGAATGCAACATCCACAGGGTGAAGGGCTGGTTGATCGCCACCAGAACGATGACCGTGGTCGCAAGATGCCCCCAAAGGTTCCATTCAAAAAACGGCAGCAGGTAGCCTGCAACCAGGGTAATCGGCGGCATCGCGCGGAAGATCAGCGCAGTGATCAGCAGCCAGAAGGTATAGCGATAACCGGAGCGGGACAGGGCATAGCCACCCAGCGTTCCGATCGTCAGCGAGGTCATCACCACGAAGATACAGACCAGTGTGGTGTTGATGCCTGCTTTCCAGAATTCCTCCTGGATCCAGGCCCCTTCGTACCCGACGCCGGTCACCGAGGATCCGTGGGTTGCCTTGGTCAGCGTACCGGTCAGCGCGTTTGTCCAGTCCGCGATGGAGAAGAAATCCAGCTCAACCTTGAAGGATCCCCAGAAGGTCCAAAGAAATGGAAAGGCCGCGAGAATGAGCCAGAACAGGATGAAACCATTGACCAGCAGGCGCAGGCCCAATGGGCGGCGGGTGGCGGCGGAACTGCTCATGTTAAGTCTTCCCCTTGAAATCTTGCCAGGTCCGGATCAGCACCGGGGTCAGCAGTACGGCAACGCCGAGAATGGTCAGAACGGATGTGGTCGCGGCGGAGGACAGCAGCCGGGTTTCACCGCCCATATCGTTGAAGATGATCCAGCTGAAAGACGTCGCGTGGGCCTCGGCGTTGAAGCCGACGATCGGTTCGAAGACGCGGAAGTTGTCCATCAGCTGAATGAGTGCCACAAAGGTCACCAGCGGCATCAGATGCGGCACCACCACGTAGCGGACACGCTGCCAGCGGGTGGCGCCGTCGATCTGCGCGCTTTCCAGCTGGTCCTGTGGCAGGGTTTGCAGGCCTGCATAGAACACCACAAAGGCGAAGGGCGCAGAGTGCCAGACCCCATAGATGATCAGCATAACCCAGGTCAGCCCGGTCGAGGCTTTGAGCGATAGGGTCGGATCATCGGTCAGATATTGCAGCGCAGATCCAAGTACACCACGGCTGTCGATCATCCAGAACAGGATGAGGGAGCCAATCAGCGGCGTCACGATCATCGGCAGCAGCGAGAAGAAGATCACCAGCCCTTTGAGATGCCGGTTGAGCGAGTTCACGGCGAGCGCGATCATCAGACCCAGCACGATCAGCAGCGGAGTTACAGTAAAGGTATAGGTCAGCGTAAAACCCATCGCGCGGTAGAAGGGCAGGTCGCTGATTTCGCCCAAGAAAGCGCCGATGCTGTCGGTGCTGCGCCAGGCTTCTGCCACCTCGGCCACAGCCAGATGACCACGATCAAAATAGATTTGCAGGCCAACAAATTTGCCCAAAGGCTCCGCATCGCGCAGGGCACGGGTGGCCTCCTGGTCGATGGTGGTTTCCTCTTTGCAGCCGAAGGGACCGCAGTTTTCAACCGTCACCAAAACGGCGTCATGGGGCGTGTGAACGGACTGGAACAACACCGACACGATGGGCAGCGCGATGAACAAGAGCATCGCAAGCCCGGTGGGCAGAAAGAACCAGAAAAAGGTGCGGTGTTTCATGACAAACCGATGTCCAGAGTTCAGGTGGTGGTGGCAGAGGGGAGGCTCCCCTCTGCCGGTTGGGCCTCAACTTAGTTGAGGAACCCTTTTTCCTTGGCGGCAGCGGTATAGGCTGATTCTGCATCAGCAAGAGCCTGTTCAGCGCTTTCCTTGCCCTGCATGAAATCGCTCAGCTCAGCACCCAGCGCGGTATGCAGCAGACCCATATAGGGCAGCATCGGGTAGGGGCTGGTGCTCATCTGCACGGCCTCAAAGACACCCTGAGCCGCATCGGTCGGCTCATAGCCGTCGATCAGCCAGACCGCCTGAGGTTCGGTTTCCTCGTTCAGCATCTCGGGGCGGATGCCATGGGTCAGCGCGACGAAGGTGGCTTCGGCTTCGGCGTCGGGAATATTCTTGGCGACAGTCCAGCCATCCCACCACAGGGTAGAGGCGGCATCAGATCCCCCCGCCACGGTCAGCGGACCGGAGATGGCCATGTGATCCTTCACCTCCTGTACGACACCATCGGCATCGGCCAGAGTTGCAGCGCGGCTGCCCCACATGTTCATCAACGCGACATTGCCGGCACGGAATTCGGCGTTGGTGGCGTTGGAGTCATGGGTCAGGAAGTCGGGGTTCATATATTCCGACAGCGACTTCATCATTTCCAGAGCGGCTACGCCCTGTTCATTGTTGATCGAGACTTTGGCGCTGCCCGGCTCAAAAAAGCTGCCGCCGTGGCCCAGATACATGTTGTTGAATTCCTGCGCGAGGTTCCAACCCGCCTTGTAGGCACCGCCTACGGGGTTCTCCATGAGGCCCTTTTCGCGGATCATCTTGGCGGCTGCCAGCAGGTCCTCATAGCTCTTGGGCGGCTCAACACCGATCTCTTCCAACACGTCGGCGCGATAAACCAGATGCTGGGCGTTTGCCATGAAGGCCACGGCCATGATCTTTCCATCGATGGTGATCAGCTGGGGTTTCTGCAGCCCGTCACCGTGTTTGGCGACCAGATCGTCCAGCGGACGTATGACGTCTTCGTTCATCAGGGCCACGATGGAGGAGTTGGCGATGATCGCAGAGGTGTATTCCGCCGGGTTGCCGGTCATGCCCGCAACGTTGATCTTCTGATGGTCTGCTGTCAGGTTGGCCTTGACCTCGCCACCGGTACACTCCTTGGCCGCATCGGCGACAGAATGGATGGCGGGGAATTCATTGCCGACAATATTGACCCGTGCCGAAATCTCGCAGGCAGAACCTGCGGTCGCGGCAAGAGCCAAAACCGAGCTGGCAAGTGCGATATGTGTGAATTTCATGGTAGTCTCCCTGTTATAGGGGGAAGCCGTCCGGACAGCATCCCCGTCTTTGCCCCCGTCGCATGCACGAAGGCGGCGGTGGTGGGGGATTACCCCCCCAGCCGCGCACCTGTTTGTGTATCAAACAGGTGGCAGTGATCGGTGGGCACGTGGATCGACACCATATCGTCGATCTCTGCGCGGAAGGTCTTATCTGCCTTGACCGAAACCAGGACGCCGCCAATGCGGACCGTAACCATGGTTGCATCGCCCAAGAGCTCCATCGTGTAGATCGGGGCGTTGATCTGGCCGCCGCTGTCCACAACGCTGGCGTCCTCGGCCCGAAAACCCAGTGTGACCGGGCCGTCCTGGCCACTCAGACCGGCAATATCCGTATGCTGGGCGGTAAACCGTCCGCCGGACAGGCCGCCCTCCATCAAGTTCATCGCAGGTGAGCCGATGAAACTAGCCACAAAGGCATTGGCGGGACGGTCGTAGATCTCTGTCGGGCTACCGACCTGCTGTACGACGCCTTTGTTCATGACCACCACGCGATCGGCGAGGGTCATCGCTTCAATCTGGTCGTGGGTCACATAGATCGTTGTCACGGCCAGTTCATGGCTGAGGTTTTTGATCTGCGCACGGGTAGAGACCCGCAACTTGGCATCGAGGTTAGACAGCGGTTCGTCCATCAAAAACACGTTCGGTTCGCGCACGATGGCCCGGGCCAGAGCCACCCGCTGCCGCTGACCGCCTGACAATTCGGCCGGCTTGCGATGCAGGAATTCGTCCAGTTCAACCATGGCGCTGGCCCGTCGGACCTTCTCGTCATGGGTCTTGGCGTCAACACCGCGCACCTTCAGCGGAAAGCGGATATTTTCGTAGACGTTCATATTGGGATAAAGCGCATAGCTCTGAAAAACCATGGCGACGTCCCGGTCCTTCGGCTCCAGTTCGTTGACCCGATTGCCATCCACCAGAATGTCGCCCTCGCTGGCGCTTTCCAGTCCGGCAATCATCCGCATCGTTGTGGTCTTGCCGCAGCCCGACGGCCCCAGGAGAACCAGAAACTCCTTGTCTGCGATGGTCAGGTCGAAATTATCAACCCCGACAAAGCTGCCCCAACGCTTGCTGATATTACGCAGCTCTATCTGTGCCATGCGGGTCCGCCTCCCAGCGAAATCTATTTTGCATACGATTGCAAAAAGGTTAGTCTTTGCTGCGTTAATTTGGCAAGATAATTTTGCAATCGTATGCAATGTGGCGTGAAGCGCCTGTAAAATAGGGAAAGAAATGAACGATCTTCAGGCAGCAAAAGCCGTCGTGCGCGCCTTCTATGCCGATCTGGATGCTCCGGATGCGAATCTTGAAGCGGCTCTGATTCGACATACATCGCCCGACTACCTGTGGCGTGGTTTCCACCCGTTCAATGAGATGACCGCGGCTGCTGAGGTTGCTCGGCAGTTCTGGGCGCCGCTGCGCAAAAGTCTCACATCGTTGCAGCGGCGTGAGGATATTTTCTTTGCCGGGCGCAACCAGATGGATGATTTTCAAGGCATCTGGGTGGTGTCCATGGGGCATCTGATGGGGCTGTTTGA from Phaeobacter inhibens DSM 16374 harbors:
- the hisD gene encoding histidinol dehydrogenase, translated to MAIDYLKRGKPEADRVEDDAKTASVVASTLKDIEARGDAAVRELACKFDNYDRDSYRLSEAEIEAIIAKVSPREMADIQFAQDQVTKFAQAQRDSMLDIEVEPMPGVILGHKNIPVQSVGCYVPGGKFPMVASAHMSVATAKVAGVPRIVACTPPFNGEPNPAVIAAMHLGGAHEIYVLGGIQAVGAMAIGTESIAPVHLLVGPGNAFVAEAKRQLFGRVGIDLFAGPTETMVIADDTVDAELCATDLLGQAEHGYNSPAVLVTNSRTLAEETLKEIDRILAILPTAGTARVSWEDYGEVILCDTYDEMLAVADDIASEHVQVMTDRDDWFLDNMTCYGALFLGPRTNVANGDKVIGTNHTLPTKKAGRYTGGLWVGKFLKTHSYQKVTSDEAATLIGEYGSRLCMLEGFVGHAEQCNIRVRRYGGINVPYGEGAPYRDAAE
- a CDS encoding ester cyclase, translated to MKGSRPEQAVLTKDTDMSKTEDTRRVIEEMVDGLNDHRIGDIGEFFADGFRWMGNQGCGTKTGLKEFQDNWQRPFQAAFSDKVCIDEARLYMGEWAAAFGRQEATHSGTFLGIAPTGKRVEIRYMDFWKVVDGKIVDNWVNVDFAHVAAQLGVDLFNGEGWEAFDRGETQPPRPDNKG
- a CDS encoding carbohydrate ABC transporter permease, which encodes MSSSAATRRPLGLRLLVNGFILFWLILAAFPFLWTFWGSFKVELDFFSIADWTNALTGTLTKATHGSSVTGVGYEGAWIQEEFWKAGINTTLVCIFVVMTSLTIGTLGGYALSRSGYRYTFWLLITALIFRAMPPITLVAGYLLPFFEWNLWGHLATTVIVLVAINQPFTLWMLHSFFQSIPKELDESAKVDGCTQFQAFRHVIIPVMWPGVITTGLFSFLLAYNDFAVTSMLLSKDNQTMIPKIASFMGTTQTEGNVMFAVAAVVSATAPLFVLVMFFQRQIVSGLTAGAVKG
- a CDS encoding carbohydrate ABC transporter permease, whose amino-acid sequence is MKHRTFFWFFLPTGLAMLLFIALPIVSVLFQSVHTPHDAVLVTVENCGPFGCKEETTIDQEATRALRDAEPLGKFVGLQIYFDRGHLAVAEVAEAWRSTDSIGAFLGEISDLPFYRAMGFTLTYTFTVTPLLIVLGLMIALAVNSLNRHLKGLVIFFSLLPMIVTPLIGSLILFWMIDSRGVLGSALQYLTDDPTLSLKASTGLTWVMLIIYGVWHSAPFAFVVFYAGLQTLPQDQLESAQIDGATRWQRVRYVVVPHLMPLVTFVALIQLMDNFRVFEPIVGFNAEAHATSFSWIIFNDMGGETRLLSSAATTSVLTILGVAVLLTPVLIRTWQDFKGKT
- a CDS encoding ABC transporter substrate-binding protein — translated: MKFTHIALASSVLALAATAGSACEISARVNIVGNEFPAIHSVADAAKECTGGEVKANLTADHQKINVAGMTGNPAEYTSAIIANSSIVALMNEDVIRPLDDLVAKHGDGLQKPQLITIDGKIMAVAFMANAQHLVYRADVLEEIGVEPPKSYEDLLAAAKMIREKGLMENPVGGAYKAGWNLAQEFNNMYLGHGGSFFEPGSAKVSINNEQGVAALEMMKSLSEYMNPDFLTHDSNATNAEFRAGNVALMNMWGSRAATLADADGVVQEVKDHMAISGPLTVAGGSDAASTLWWDGWTVAKNIPDAEAEATFVALTHGIRPEMLNEETEPQAVWLIDGYEPTDAAQGVFEAVQMSTSPYPMLPYMGLLHTALGAELSDFMQGKESAEQALADAESAYTAAAKEKGFLN
- a CDS encoding ABC transporter ATP-binding protein; this translates as MAQIELRNISKRWGSFVGVDNFDLTIADKEFLVLLGPSGCGKTTTMRMIAGLESASEGDILVDGNRVNELEPKDRDVAMVFQSYALYPNMNVYENIRFPLKVRGVDAKTHDEKVRRASAMVELDEFLHRKPAELSGGQRQRVALARAIVREPNVFLMDEPLSNLDAKLRVSTRAQIKNLSHELAVTTIYVTHDQIEAMTLADRVVVMNKGVVQQVGSPTEIYDRPANAFVASFIGSPAMNLMEGGLSGGRFTAQHTDIAGLSGQDGPVTLGFRAEDASVVDSGGQINAPIYTMELLGDATMVTVRIGGVLVSVKADKTFRAEIDDMVSIHVPTDHCHLFDTQTGARLGG